ACTTGAGACTATTGTGCCATGTTTGAATTAAACGTGGTGATCTGGAGTAAAAATTAGATTATAGATTACCAGTGTTCATCCAGAGTCAGAAGTAGGCAGTGTAATGAAATGATTCCCCTTTACTCACACTGTATAGTAACGACATTTGTATTGTTCTGATTATTTATACTTAAAAACAATATGTTGAATTTGAATGTGTGCTGATATCTGATGATCTTAAGGATTTTTGTGTAACACCACGAAAAGACAGAAACCAACAACACATGAATCCGTCTTTCAGcactttcagacttttatatCTTTTCTTTGGCAGTCAGCCCAGAGCTCATTGTTTGCTACTGAagtcataaaactgaaaataaaatgggcTACAAATTTATAGTTGattcatgaaaagaaaaaaggccaaataaagtcaaagacaaaagctgttttttggcttgtttgtttttggaaaaacgTTACATAAACAGGAGTAAATAGTGCGTTTAGTGTTGGCTATGTTCAGCTGGCGAGCAGCACAGTAACAgtaagagagaagaagcagctctccACAAGCTCAACTAGAATTGACAATGTTTGtgataaatgatttaacatgttaaagaatatttaactgaaatattCTTTTCTATAAGTGGAAATGTATTTAAGAAAGCAGCCTGTTCATTACATCTGCACGATCACgtacaaaacacagaaattactatttttatttcagataaAAAATTCATACATCAATGACACAGTCTCAGATTTATTCGGGCTCTACTAGTGACTCTTTACAGCAGCAGGGCCGTGTATGTGGGGCTGACATAATGCAGAGACTTGCTTGTTTGTTGGATTATTTCATTGCTCAAGAAGAATATAGAATATTGCCAGGCTTGTGCTTTAAAGATTTCAGATTTCCTTTCCTGTAACAACACAAAAAccagcagaaagagaaaacctGGAAACATTTAGCACAACAtgctgaaaatactgaaattgGTCACTTCTATTACTGGCACATCTGAGAGATATTTGACATGCTGATTTATTCCTTGTGGTGGTGATGGTTTATTAAATCACTGTCTTGACATGCCTGCTGTTGATACTGTGCAGACAAACTGGAGGAGATGAGAGACCttgagaggaaagaggatgCCTTTACACCAGTTCCCAGTCCTTACTACATGGAGCTGACCAAACTTCTGCTGAACTAGTGAGTCATATACGCCTTCACGCAGAAATAGTGCCCTCTGTCTTATTGTGCTCATAGCGTTTTATAACAATTTGTGAAAATTCCTCTttattgtctgtgtatgtgaCACTGTATCTTGACGATGTGCGTGTCTGTAGTGCGTCTGACAACATCCCTAAAGCAGATGAGATCCGTACGTTGGTCAAAGATATCTGGGACACGCGTGTTGCCAAACTCCGCCTCTCCGCCGACAGCTTCATCAGTCAGATGGAGGCTCACGCCAAGGTACGACTGACGAAGAACCACGCACTCAGCATTGAGTTTCCACAAACTGTTAAAATGATATCGTGGAGATGAAACTCTGTTAaataattgatttgttttttgtttcaaatgGCCACTGGAGGTTGTGCTGAAATTTAGGCATATTAGAATTATATATTGGAATCTGAAGAGCATCTacaagtgatttaaaaactgtCAAGTTGAACAGCATTAACGGCCATGGTCACAGTGCAAAATAATTGGGATTATCTTTTTATCCCCTCATCACTTGGCCCTGCCACTTTCTATTTTACTGTCATATTAAGATCCAGCAAATAAGTGTTCAGAGCAGTCATTAGAGAGAGAATGCTGGTTTAACCTGTTCAACATTAAGCATGTGTCTTGTCTCACTCtgcttcctttttcttttttacagctGGACAACCTAACTCTGATGGAGATCAACACCATACGATCATTTCTTCTTGACTCTCTCAACTGCATGTACAAGCTACGGTCCAATCTGCAGCCTGGTTCAAGTAAGGGACAGTTCACAGACTACTGATCCACAAGAATTTGGACAGACTGGGCTTTGGACTTCCTCACCAGGCCCTTTGTATCCCAAAAGACTTTTCTCAGAGACTGAATCCATGAGTTATGTAAATTGATGATTGAAGCTAACATGAGTTTTAGTCAGCCTTTTTAAGGGGTTGTTATTTTTGAGGGAGATGTGTACATGGTGAAAGCTGTATATGTATTtgctgtttgaaatgtgtgtatatttaattAGATAGGATACTCACTGTAGTTTAAAACTGCCATTCTTTTTGTACATgtcaataaatgacaaaaataaatatttgtgtgtacGTCTAGGGTATATAGTAAGTATTATGagtatactgttgttgtttttttttaatgtctctaCAATGTCAAATTTTGAATCATTGTTGTTTTCCCTTTGTGTCATACTTCCTCTGCAAATTTCAGTTTGTTCTAGTGATTTCCAGGTTTGCCGAGCGGTTGAGATTTACCTGCAAATTTCTGGCAGAAGAAAGCATATGCAAAACTTTATGTAGCATCACGCAAACGTACAGTAGAAAAAGTATACAGTTAAACAGATAAGTCAGCTAAGTGATTAGTTGACCAGCAACCAGTGTTTTGCAAGTTTTGCACTTATCTcggttttatgtttttgtgaacTTAATTTCTCAGAGTTTTGGACTGTTCTGACTGGACAAAAACGACATTTGAAGAAGTCAATGAACATTTTTCGCTTGTAATgacatttttacagaaaaataatatgCAGATAAATTGCTAATGAAAGTAATCAGTAGCAATTCTAGCTTATTACAGGAAAGAAACAACTGCAAGTTGCTTTTAGTATCAAATAAGTTACCTAGTTGTGTAATATTTCTTAACTCATGGTGACAAGGtaagcaaaacatttcaaaaagtgATGCTGCTGTTTTAAGGAAAcggtttgttttttcaaatgatctttatttttactcttaTTGTAtagtaatgtaaaaaaaatctacaaatttAAGTCCTCGTAGGGACGTTTGCCCTGTGTATGACCCATATTAAAGATTTAAGAgcagtgcagagctgcagtgcaGCATCCCTGGACTAACTCCAGTTCTGAGGTCAGTGCTTAAGTGGAGAGCAATGGCAGAGCCACATTTAAAACCTAAAATGCACGTCTTGTGGGGTGGAAGGAAGCCCACATACTAACCAAAACTCATTACAATTTTGATGTCAAACCAGTGACATGGTAATATTGGTTGGAGTTAGGATGTTTGCTCACCAGATCGAAGAAGAATCTTTGCCAGGAAGAAACGAGTAGTTTTGTTTCTTAAAATTCATGTAATctaacatttttgtgttttacccTCTACCCACCACAAATAGACAATGGttgatatttaacatttttgaaatattttatttttttgtctgaaatCACAGCCATATATTCATAAATACCTAATTACTACATTCAACAAAgaatatattacattacaatGAATTCAAacaagtacattttaaaaacaggatttcACAGCATCTAGACATCCTCCACTGAGTAATGGGGCTATTGCATGGGCGTGCATGGGTTGGAGACACAGGGAGGCTGGGTAAGGGGCTCACTGTACTGCACCTTCCTCCCCAGGTCATTGGCAGCTTACCTCAGCATGCATACTCCCTCATAAAACGATAGGCTGCGCTCTTGGCTCTCTTCTGCTCTGTAAAAATGACAGACTACACTCTGTATCCACCTGATTCTCTAAACTGACTCGGGCCTGAtttatataaaaagttggatttaGATAAAGGAATCCAGTGTCGGTTCTTGACATGCACATATTTGTGAAAGGTGAGAGACGTACAGTAGACgctttaatgtaaaatgtaaagtcCCTGATCGCTGATGTTCTGTGTAGCATGTCCGACATATGGACTGTAACTCATTCACATGCTCCCAAATTCTTGAGGCACTTGtaattaatatactgtatgcaggGGATTTTTgtgcttcagttttatttttttaaatataaattaacttgcacattttcaagtttattaatttttttaaaaatactgaaatcCCAAACTGTTTTCACACCACCATGACGTGTGCAGCTGGGGTAAAACCTCACCAATTCAAAACTATGGTCCAAACACCTCAAAGACTGCCTTTTCAGTGTCCAATCGCGATGCGATTTCTATGACTAATAGGGTTGAAAGTCGGTGTAAAATTTGGGGCTGAATTGCAGGGTAGAGCTGACAAGGAGGATGAAGGGCAGGCAGAGGTTGTAAACAGGTATGAGGCCAGGTAAATCAAACCCATCTGATTTTATATGTACCAGGAAATGCCCAGATTGAATCTACGTTTGTGTGGCATGTTGGCAACTTTGGATAATGTTTAAATGCAGGAAGGAGATTAGTGGGTTCAACGGTATCCAGCAGTGGAAGATGGCCATTCTGGTTTGAATGTTTGGCTACCCTAATTGcaacttaatttaaaatgaagaatCCAAAATGCTACAGTTTTTTCCCCATTTTGGCACTATGTCCTCGCACGGCTGCTGATAAGGGCTTGATCTTGTAAGGCATAACATTATGCAAACCGTTGTATTGTTTGAGTCCAACACTATATGATGTCATACAAAGTGAAGTGAAAGGTCCAATGGTAGGATAAAGCATCAAGAACCAGGTTCATCAGCTGGCGGCTTAAGAGACTCTTCATGTCTTTACAAAATAATCACATCAAgtgaccaaagtaaaaaaaaaaaaaaaaaagtatgtcaCTGTGGATCTCAGCTGGTTTCTGTATGAGAACATCACAAGCTAACTAGTCATGCCAGCAACAGTGAAACTGACCAGAGGAGTTATTAAAAGGGGCATTAAAACAGAGACACGTGTTGCTGTAAATGAAAGGGGATGAGAGGGCAGGAGCCATGTCTCAGGACCTCTAAGTAAGCTTTGCTGAGCTCAGACGCCAGATGAGGTGACTGTGGCTGGGTCTCAGCTGCGCAGTGCTAGAGAGAGTAAGAGGAGGGGTGTATCCTGTTCTCTCTCACACTGTTAAATGTCTCAAAATGAGCTGTTCTGGCCAGCAGcagtacaaacactaaaagCAAGGCTTTCTTTTCCAACCCAAAAAAagcataaacatataaaaatggcaggcttttcttttaaaagaacaatgattaaagtaataaaaacatacaaaattcTTTTAAGTCTTCATATTATATACAATACAAGGCTGAAGCACCTTTTAAAATTCTTATTCTCAAATTTTCTATTTcgaaataaaacattttccttaATTCTTTCcaaaaatgtgcattttctAAGTTCTTCCCTAATTTGAACAGTTCTTTGTTGTAACACAGTACCACCAGGTAGTTCTTCAGCTTTTATTCTTAAGTGCATTTCCAGTTCAAAAGCTCATGTGGCCACTGTGATAAAAATCAGTCCCGACTGGCCAGAAAGCCTTTGGAGCGTTCAAGTCTCTATGACGACACCCCTCCTGGGGTAGCTGCTCCCTCATTGGCAGGATTGTCTGTGTAGCTGTGGCGGCGAGGGATGCAGGGACTGAACAATAGAGCAGCAGGGACTGAAGACTGTGTGAAAAGcatgtgcatgtatatgtgtgtgtgtgtgtgtgtgtgtgtgtgtgtttgtgttaatctTCAGGTTCTCCTGCCCCATACTCTCGCTGATCTCGGGGGTTGGCTACATTGGCACGCGTTAGTGGCTCATGGCACAGTCCCTGGCTGGCCACAATCCAAAGACTGCCTGTCCTTCACTGTATGGTCCTGtatcatccatctatccattcactccattgattcattcattcatccattcactcTTTATCTAGCCAGCCATATTCTCCTCCATGGAGCCATGTGGACCAGGCCATGAAAAATAAACTCTGGGTGTCAGTCTGAAAGGGGAGGTGGCCGGGGGCCTGGGGGCCATCAGGTCGGCATGTTGGGGTCACCTGGGAGGGTAGCCCTTGTAATGGCCACCTCTCTGCCAGTGTGTCTGTGGCAGCGTCAAACACTTCCTGAAGTGCTCGAGCTCTGCTTGTAGCTTCTCCCTTTCAACTGCCAGCTTCTGTCTCTGGGACATCAGCTCCTACACAAGCAGGACAGCAGAGAGTTAACACAAGATCACAGCAGTGAGGatttgatttcagtttttatgacaCTGGGGAGGAATAACAAAGGAGGACCCACAATGTGGGTACAATAAAGAatgctgtgtgtctttggaTATGGGATACTCTGTTAACATGATTTTCAAAAATTGCTTCTCTGACCATTATAAGCTTTTTATGACTTTCATTATTTGACTTGCAATTTTTGCTCTGAATATTTCTCAACATCTTTGAACTCTGCTAGTTTCCTCGTGTTGCTTTGAAaatcagcagcagaagaaaagcaTTTAAATTTGCCAGTGTAGCTGCAGCCAATTTACTCCAGTTTGTAGTAGTAGACATCTTGTCCAATCCTCCAGGACAATATGTGGAGATGAAAGGGAATGAAGATGATGCAAAGTGTGTTAGAAGGCATAataacaacagtgtgtgtgtgtgtgtgtgtgtgtgtgtgtgtgtgtcttaccccCATGCTATGAGACAGCTGCTCAGCAGTCAGACTGAGGTTGTAGTTCTGAGCTTCTAGTCTTCGACACTGGGTCTGCAACACTTGTCGCTCCAAACTTTGCTCTAAAGGAAACACCCAATCAGAGAAAATTGGTAAGAAAAAATGCaacagttaaagttaaagaagaACATAATCCTTCTTTCGGAATCTTGACCATATGCTATCTGAATGAGAGGCTACAAGGCTAATTTACCACAAGCAACTTTCTTAATTTAGCCATTTAAATTATGCTGAATGAATTTCTGGTTCAAATCCTGATTACACATAGGCAGTTGCATCTGACATGAATTGTGTAGAGGCAGGGTGAACACCACCCTCTAGTGATTGGAGAACAaagtatttgttttgtcttcaacCGTCTAACAATActgctttaaaatgaacataacATTTTATCTCAACAATTTTtacatgaataaacaaacactaaatTATGAAC
The Larimichthys crocea isolate SSNF chromosome VIII, L_crocea_2.0, whole genome shotgun sequence genome window above contains:
- the gins2 gene encoding DNA replication complex GINS protein PSF2 isoform X1, which translates into the protein MDPSEVEFLAEKEVVKIIPNFSLDKVYLIGGDLGPFNPGLPVDVPVWLALNLKQRQKCRIVPPAWMDVDKLEEMRDLERKEDAFTPVPSPYYMELTKLLLNYASDNIPKADEIRTLVKDIWDTRVAKLRLSADSFISQMEAHAKLDNLTLMEINTIRSFLLDSLNCMYKLRSNLQPGSSKGQFTDY
- the gins2 gene encoding DNA replication complex GINS protein PSF2 isoform X2, producing the protein MTTLSHPVTDCSAGKHSSVHGDLGPFNPGLPVDVPVWLALNLKQRQKCRIVPPAWMDVDKLEEMRDLERKEDAFTPVPSPYYMELTKLLLNYASDNIPKADEIRTLVKDIWDTRVAKLRLSADSFISQMEAHAKLDNLTLMEINTIRSFLLDSLNCMYKLRSNLQPGSSKGQFTDY